In Mercenaria mercenaria strain notata chromosome 14, MADL_Memer_1, whole genome shotgun sequence, the following are encoded in one genomic region:
- the LOC128548174 gene encoding myb-like protein X: MQDLVLMDPDGERDGAANKFFQWKKEKLPHLVQSVEAGYLRDLRLLQKEYGPTSVGNDDESVKTDDTNNFILDKEIKIMVNNPISPVDSPKRSVILKSLELEDISEEELDFEDEVETQVRDDSKTNAHKKKRTNKQRIIETCSSSETDSSDSSSEESSSSSSSSLTTLSSLSSVSVAVAKKRKRTWTKFRDFKDDKKKNSVISEKKQKSETSVESKQTKKRQIDEKHSENENYKTNKKSKHDEEKENTQNSLTSGSVNEKKKQSETSEKKKNDEVNVKKQTSVASEIESETKKKSEISENEIEKTKKQVSVKDNEKKQSETSEKKKNGEVTKKRQTSVASEKKKKSEISEKKKNDEVSVKKQTSETNEESIKEKKRQISEKESANKKSETLKGRKNDEVSERKKNSQTKENSGGKKHSGISETEKNGDGNEKKGQTHGKDSEQKNSGKGKQGQRSETKDTKSDKKECNQTCEKQTENTKGREINDKPSEKKNGESGEGESERMNINETREKENNSEKGENKLEGQTNENNNGEVSEKKNGESSEKESEKVNNNETCEKENNSEISEKTHKNENENNQRNQTSVVESEK; the protein is encoded by the exons ATGCAGGATCTGGTCTTGATGGACCCAGATGGCGAGCGGGACGGTGCCGCCAATAAATTTTTCCAGTGGAAGAAGGAAAAACTTCCACATCTGGTTCAAAGCGTAGAGGCAGGATATCTACGCGATTTGCGTTTACTTCAAAAAGAGTACGGTCCGACATCAGTAGGTAATGATGATGAAAGTGTCAAAACGGATGACACCAATAACTTTATACTAGATAAAGAAATCAAAATTATGGTAAATAATCCAATATCACCAGTAGACAGTCCAAAAAGAAGTGTAATTTTGAAATCCCTAGAGTTAGAGGATATAAGTGAGGAAGAGCTAGATTTTGAAGATGAAGTAGAAACACAAGTGAGAGATGACAGTAAAACAAATGcacacaagaaaaaaagaacaaataaacaaagaatAATAGAAACGTGTTCTTCTTCCGAGACCGATTCTTCGGACTCTTCATCCGAAGAGAGCAGCTCTTCAAGCTCTTCATCCTTGACAACATTGTCAAGCTTGTCATCAGTCAGTGTTGCAGTCGCAAAGAAGAGAAAACGAACTTGGACCAAGTTCAGAG ACTTCAAAGATGATAAGAAAAAGAATAGTGTTATAAgtgaaaagaaacagaaaagtGAAACAAGTGTAGAAAGTAAACAGACAAAGAAAAGACAAATTGATGAAAAACATAGTGAAAATGAAaactataaaacaaacaaaaagagtAAGCACGACGAAGAGAAGGAGAATACACAGAATAGTCTGACTAGTGGAAGTGTTAATGAAAAGAAGAAGCAAAGTGAAAcaagtgaaaagaaaaagaatgatGAAGTAAATGTTAAGAAACAGACAAGTGTTGCTAGTGAAATAGAAAGTGAAACgaaaaagaaaagtgaaattaGTGAAAACGAAATTGAAAAGACTAAGAAACAAGTAAGTGTTAAAGATAACGAAAAGAAGCAAAGTGAAAcaagtgaaaagaaaaagaatggtGAGGTAACTAAAAAGAGACAGACAAGTGTTGCtagtgaaaagaaaaagaaaagtgaaattagtgaaaagaaaaagaatgatGAAGTAAGTGTTAAGAAACAGACAAGTGAAACAAATGAAGAAAGTATAAAggaaaagaaaagacaaataagTGAAAAGGAAAGTGCAAATAAAAAGTCTGAAACACTCAAAGGAAGAAAGAATGATGAAGTTAGCGAACGGAAAAAGAACagtcaaacaaaagaaaatagtgGTGGAAAGAAACATAGTGGCATAAGTGAAACGGAAAAGAATGGTGATGGAAATGAAAAGAAAGGTCAAACACATGGAAAAGATAGTGAACAGAAGAATAGTGGGAAAGGTAAACAGGGACAGAGAAGTGAAACAAAAGATACCAAAAGTGACAAGAAAGAATGTAATCAGACTTgtgaaaaacaaactgaaaataccAAGGGCAGAGAAATTAATGATAAACCAAGTGAAAAGAAAAATGGTGAATCCGGTGAAGGAGAAAGTGAAAGAATGAATATAAATGAGACTagagaaaaggaaaataatagtGAAAAGGGTGAAAACAAATTGGAGGgtcaaacaaatgaaaataataatggaGAGGTCAGTGAAAAGAAAAACGGTGAATCTAGTGAAAAAGAAAGTGAGAAGGTAAACAATAATGAGACATGTGAAAAGGAAAATAATAGTGAAATCAGtgaaaagactcataaaaatgaaaatgagaaCAACCAGAGAAATCAAACCAGTGTAGTAGAAAGTGAAAAGTAA
- the LOC123526816 gene encoding BTB/POZ domain-containing protein KCTD4-like: MNSETSKEEVVQKKLNESGEGEIENKKVIEKEGESNDVEIEENESMDFDIIPLLEETQQERIILNVGGQKFETSRVTLSKDPNCLLAKIVGKNGMTPRYGNQYFIDRDPAHFRLVLNFIRNGSCDLRTLPHDLRYLYELYYEAYYYNLPELVEAVIGKIEQCSVFSASVVPLSKQRR; the protein is encoded by the coding sequence ATGAATAGTGAAACAAGTAAGGAAGAAGTTGTTCAGAAAAAGCTTAATGAATCAGGTGAAGGAGAAATTGAAAATAAGAAGGTAATAGAAAAGGAAGGTGAAAGTAATGATGTAGAAATAGAAGAGAATGAGTCCATGGATTTTGATATTATCCCTTTACTGGAAGAGACCCAGCAGGAAAGAATTATATTGAATGTTGGAGGACAAAAGTTTGAAACTTCAAGAGTGACTTTATCCAAAGATCCAAACTGTCTACTGGCGAAAATTGTAGGGAAAAATGGGATGACCCCTAGGTATGGAAATCAGTATTTCATAGACCGAGATCCTGCTCACTTCAGACTTGTTCTAAACTTTATTAGGAATGGTTCTTGTGATCTACGCACATTACCACATGATCTCAGGTACTTATATGAACTGTATTACGAAGCATATTACTATAATCTGCCCGAGTTGGTAGAAGCCGTCATTGGAAAAATTGAACAGTGCAGTGTGTTTAGTGCGAGTGTAGTACCTTTGAGTAAACAAAGACGTTAA